In the Alteromonas sp. M12 genome, one interval contains:
- a CDS encoding glutathione peroxidase, translating into MTQTNPNFEDKTGQKVPSVTFRTRQNDEWVDVTSDELFAGKTVVVFSLPGAFTPTCSSTHLPRYNELAKTFKENGVDDIVCMSVNDTFVMNAWAADQESDNVTLIPDGNGEFTDGMGLLVDKNDLGFGKRSWRYSMLVKDGVVDKMFIEPDLPGDPFEVSDADTMLDYVAPGALKPQAVSIFTKPGCPFCSKAKALLKDKGYSYEEIVMGAGATLTSLKAITGRDTVPQVFIGGKHIGGSEELEAYFKS; encoded by the coding sequence ATGACACAAACTAATCCAAACTTTGAAGACAAAACGGGTCAAAAGGTCCCTTCTGTTACTTTTCGTACTCGCCAAAATGACGAATGGGTTGATGTTACAAGCGACGAGCTTTTTGCTGGCAAAACAGTTGTTGTTTTCTCGCTTCCTGGTGCATTTACACCAACTTGTTCATCTACTCACTTGCCTCGTTACAATGAATTGGCAAAAACGTTTAAAGAAAATGGCGTAGATGACATTGTTTGTATGTCTGTAAACGATACTTTTGTAATGAATGCTTGGGCAGCCGACCAAGAAAGCGACAATGTTACTTTAATCCCAGACGGTAATGGCGAATTTACTGACGGCATGGGTTTGTTGGTTGATAAAAACGACCTTGGTTTTGGCAAGCGCAGCTGGCGTTATTCAATGTTGGTAAAAGACGGTGTGGTAGACAAAATGTTTATCGAACCTGATTTACCAGGCGACCCGTTTGAAGTATCTGACGCAGACACTATGTTGGATTACGTCGCACCTGGCGCATTGAAGCCTCAAGCCGTAAGTATTTTCACCAAACCTGGCTGCCCTTTCTGCTCAAAAGCAAAAGCGTTGCTTAAAGATAAAGGTTATTCTTACGAAGAAATCGTTATGGGAGCGGGCGCTACTTTAACTTCGCTTAAAGCCATCACCGGTCGTGATACTGTTCCACAAGTATTTATTGGTGGAAAACACATTGGTGGTAGCGAAGAATTGGAAGCTTATTTCAAATCATAA
- the queE gene encoding 7-carboxy-7-deazaguanine synthase QueE — translation MQTPIEYKINEVFESIQGEGALTGVPSIFVRLQGCPVGCAWCDTKHTWTLDQQFQVDAEQVMAESQESEHWFSTSITRLLKLFEEQNYQAKNVILTGGEPCMYDLRPLCDALFEHGYSVSVETSGTFEIKVSSKTWVTVSPKVDMKGGFKVREDAIYRANEIKHPIAMEKHIEELEELLVWAKQTPAPLVYLQPISQQKRATELAVKTCIAKNWRLSLQTHKFIGIE, via the coding sequence TTGCAAACTCCCATAGAATATAAAATAAATGAAGTGTTCGAGTCTATTCAGGGGGAAGGGGCATTAACCGGTGTGCCTTCCATATTTGTTCGATTACAAGGATGTCCAGTTGGCTGTGCTTGGTGCGATACCAAACATACTTGGACTTTAGACCAGCAATTTCAAGTAGATGCAGAACAGGTGATGGCCGAATCACAGGAGTCTGAGCATTGGTTTTCGACGTCAATTACACGATTGCTGAAATTGTTCGAAGAGCAAAATTATCAGGCCAAAAATGTAATTTTAACCGGTGGTGAACCTTGTATGTATGATTTGCGTCCATTATGTGACGCTTTATTTGAGCACGGTTATTCAGTATCAGTAGAAACCAGCGGAACCTTTGAAATAAAAGTAAGCTCAAAGACCTGGGTGACGGTTTCGCCGAAAGTCGATATGAAGGGAGGTTTTAAGGTTAGAGAGGATGCCATTTATCGAGCGAATGAAATCAAGCATCCGATAGCCATGGAAAAACATATTGAAGAACTTGAAGAGTTGTTAGTCTGGGCTAAGCAAACACCGGCCCCGTTAGTTTACTTGCAGCCCATTAGTCAGCAAAAAAGAGCAACTGAACTGGCGGTGAAAACATGTATAGCTAAAAATTGGCGGTTGTCGTTGCAAACCCACAAGTTCATTGGCATTGAGTAA
- a CDS encoding glutathione S-transferase N-terminal domain-containing protein — protein MSKMFTLYGAQMSLYTGKARAYLTYKKIPFREVFSSVKVYKSIIEPKTGVRFIPVVETPEGEFIQDTVHIIDELEKRFEAHSIYPATPKQQLVSEIFQLWGDEWLVIPAMHYRWNKNNFPFIYEEFGRVATPNMPAFVRRFFGKKLASRFKGFVPVLGITEKTIPAIEDWFENHVLVELNKHFSTHEFLLGSRPCAGDFGLFGPLYAHLYRDPVPGAILRERAPHVAKWVERLRNPPKNGGKWLEGDAIPDTLIPLLSRIFKEFWPVLMHSVESVQKWIAENPDVETIPRSIGFHQFTIGGISEKRAIMPFQQWKLQRVVDVYNKFDVEQKANVDNFINASFGLKIEALPLSKRLQRKNNKLVVA, from the coding sequence ATGTCTAAAATGTTTACCTTGTACGGCGCCCAAATGTCACTTTACACGGGGAAGGCTAGAGCTTATCTAACCTACAAAAAAATTCCTTTTCGAGAGGTATTTTCGTCAGTCAAGGTTTACAAATCCATTATAGAACCCAAAACTGGGGTTCGATTTATCCCTGTTGTTGAAACGCCTGAGGGCGAATTTATCCAAGATACTGTGCACATTATTGACGAATTGGAAAAGCGTTTTGAGGCGCATAGCATTTATCCGGCCACTCCCAAGCAACAGTTGGTGTCAGAAATATTTCAATTATGGGGTGATGAATGGTTAGTCATTCCAGCTATGCATTATCGTTGGAACAAAAATAATTTTCCGTTTATATATGAAGAGTTTGGGCGAGTAGCAACGCCTAACATGCCTGCATTTGTGCGTCGTTTTTTTGGTAAAAAATTGGCGAGCAGATTCAAAGGGTTTGTACCTGTTTTAGGCATTACTGAAAAAACCATTCCAGCAATCGAAGACTGGTTCGAAAATCACGTTTTAGTGGAATTAAACAAGCACTTTTCTACCCACGAATTTCTGCTAGGTAGCCGGCCGTGCGCTGGTGATTTTGGATTATTCGGACCCTTATATGCGCATCTTTATCGTGATCCAGTACCTGGCGCGATTTTAAGGGAAAGAGCCCCACATGTTGCTAAATGGGTAGAACGGTTACGAAATCCCCCTAAAAATGGTGGAAAGTGGCTTGAAGGTGATGCGATACCGGATACTTTGATACCATTGTTATCCCGCATTTTTAAAGAATTTTGGCCTGTTTTGATGCATAGCGTTGAGAGTGTACAAAAATGGATCGCTGAAAACCCAGATGTTGAAACAATTCCTAGATCCATTGGTTTTCACCAGTTTACCATTGGTGGTATATCAGAAAAACGCGCGATTATGCCTTTTCAACAATGGAAATTGCAAAGGGTAGTGGATGTTTATAACAAGTTTGATGTCGAACAAAAGGCAAACGTTGATAACTTTATAAACGCATCATTTGGCCTAAAGAT
- the hemW gene encoding radical SAM family heme chaperone HemW, which translates to MIAPPLSLYIHIPWCVQKCPYCDFNSHGMKQAIPEKEYVQHLLADLEFDAQQVKGRTVNTIFIGGGTPSLLSAEALSTLLVGVSQRVNLAADAEITLEANPGTVESQKFNDFSQAGVNRISIGVQSFQPEKLIALGRIHDDSQALNAAQFARNAGLNSFNLDLMHGLPNQSIDDALSDLKIAIEQRPPHLSWYQLTIEPNTQFHSKPPTLPDDDILWDIQEQGQALLDAAGYKQYEISAYSLPDQQCRHNLNYWRFGDYLGIGCGAHSKISDPKSGLITRTEKVKHPRGYMDLSKDYRFKTWQVTPEDVPFEFFMNRLRLLEACPKQDYEMLTGQTLTKPLRQNLALAVQKGLLSETPNAWQLTSLGKRYLNTLLETLV; encoded by the coding sequence TTGATCGCCCCACCGCTATCCCTTTACATTCACATTCCTTGGTGTGTACAAAAGTGTCCATACTGTGATTTTAATTCCCATGGCATGAAACAGGCCATCCCGGAAAAAGAGTATGTTCAACATCTATTAGCAGATCTCGAGTTCGATGCTCAACAAGTCAAAGGGCGCACCGTTAACACTATTTTCATCGGTGGCGGAACACCCAGTTTACTAAGTGCTGAAGCACTGAGTACGCTATTGGTGGGGGTGTCACAGCGGGTTAATTTAGCCGCAGATGCAGAAATAACGTTAGAGGCAAACCCAGGCACAGTAGAAAGTCAAAAGTTCAACGATTTTAGCCAAGCGGGGGTTAATCGAATTTCCATTGGCGTGCAAAGTTTTCAGCCTGAAAAGCTCATCGCTTTGGGCCGTATTCACGATGATTCACAAGCCCTAAATGCCGCGCAATTTGCTAGAAACGCAGGCCTGAATAGTTTCAATTTAGACTTAATGCACGGATTGCCAAATCAATCTATTGATGATGCGTTGAGTGATTTGAAGATTGCCATTGAGCAAAGGCCACCGCACCTGTCTTGGTATCAACTTACCATAGAACCTAATACCCAATTTCATTCCAAACCACCGACTTTGCCGGATGACGATATCCTTTGGGATATCCAAGAGCAGGGCCAGGCTTTGCTTGATGCCGCGGGATATAAACAGTATGAAATCAGTGCCTACAGTCTGCCGGACCAGCAATGTCGACATAATTTAAACTATTGGCGCTTTGGAGATTATTTAGGGATAGGCTGTGGCGCTCATAGTAAAATTAGCGACCCCAAAAGCGGTTTAATAACCCGCACAGAAAAAGTTAAGCATCCTCGGGGTTATATGGATTTAAGTAAAGATTATCGATTTAAAACTTGGCAAGTCACACCTGAAGATGTGCCATTTGAGTTTTTTATGAATCGTTTACGTTTACTAGAGGCTTGTCCGAAACAGGATTACGAAATGCTCACCGGGCAAACTCTGACTAAACCCTTGCGACAAAACTTGGCGTTAGCGGTACAAAAAGGGCTGTTATCAGAGACGCCAAATGCATGGCAATTAACATCTCTGGGCAAACGCTACTTGAACACCTTGCTCGAAACGCTGGTGTGA
- a CDS encoding transporter substrate-binding domain-containing protein, whose translation MKQIIGMLILSVFCHVATAATWEITYPRPMSDDDRRQDYPVKLLALALDQTGVNYNLQAANVVMLQEKSLKQLAENRSVNVVWSMTDTDRESRLLPIRIPIYKGLIGWRVFLVKKNRLTKFKNIDTMQSLLKFKPIQGFDWPDTKILQSNGFDVITSKNYSNLFTMLANNQGDFVPRSLIEVWKEYDANFMDESIVVEPTLGIKYPAAMYFFVNKSNRTLAKLLENGLEKAIANGQFDKLFLAEFKDIFERSNMDKRFFFQIDNPLIAPEMPIDRKELWY comes from the coding sequence ATGAAACAGATAATTGGAATGTTGATATTGTCAGTATTTTGCCATGTTGCCACAGCAGCAACATGGGAAATAACCTATCCTCGACCGATGTCCGACGATGATCGCCGCCAAGACTATCCAGTTAAGCTGCTAGCTTTAGCCTTAGACCAGACCGGAGTTAACTATAATTTACAAGCTGCCAATGTTGTTATGTTGCAGGAAAAGTCGTTAAAACAATTGGCAGAAAACAGATCTGTTAACGTTGTTTGGAGTATGACTGATACGGACAGAGAGAGTCGACTTCTGCCTATTCGAATCCCAATTTACAAAGGCTTAATTGGTTGGCGAGTATTTTTAGTTAAGAAAAACCGGCTTACTAAATTTAAGAACATAGATACAATGCAAAGCTTGCTCAAATTTAAGCCTATTCAAGGTTTTGATTGGCCCGATACTAAAATCTTACAGTCAAATGGGTTTGATGTCATAACCTCTAAAAACTATTCAAATTTATTCACTATGCTGGCGAATAATCAAGGTGACTTTGTTCCCCGTTCGTTAATCGAAGTTTGGAAAGAATACGACGCCAATTTTATGGATGAATCCATTGTGGTTGAACCCACCTTAGGGATTAAATATCCGGCAGCCATGTATTTTTTCGTGAATAAAAGTAATCGTACATTAGCTAAGTTGTTAGAAAATGGTCTAGAAAAAGCCATCGCCAACGGCCAATTTGATAAATTATTTTTAGCAGAATTCAAAGATATTTTCGAGCGCTCGAATATGGACAAACGATTCTTTTTCCAAATCGATAACCCATTAATCGCACCAGAAATGCCAATCGACCGCAAAGAATTATGGTATTAA
- the queC gene encoding 7-cyano-7-deazaguanine synthase QueC, whose product MSQKVVVIFSGGMDSFTVLNKVLREGYEVYALSFDYGQRHNKELTYAANVCNELNIAHKIIDISAINELIGGSSLTSDIDVPEGHYEQESMKTTVVPNRNMILLSMAVGYAVSLHANKVFYGAHSGDHAIYPDCRPEFVHKMNDVCAIANYEKVEIACPYLDVSKTAILTDGLKMGLNYNKTWTCYNGREKACGKCGACQERLEAFADNNATDPLAYE is encoded by the coding sequence ATGTCACAAAAGGTAGTGGTAATTTTTTCAGGTGGAATGGACTCATTCACTGTACTTAACAAAGTATTGCGGGAAGGATATGAAGTCTATGCATTGTCTTTTGACTATGGCCAACGCCACAACAAAGAACTGACTTATGCAGCAAATGTATGTAACGAGCTAAATATAGCGCATAAAATCATCGATATATCCGCTATCAACGAACTTATCGGCGGTTCTTCATTAACCTCTGACATTGATGTGCCTGAAGGCCATTACGAACAGGAAAGTATGAAGACCACTGTTGTGCCTAATCGCAATATGATTTTGTTGTCGATGGCCGTTGGTTACGCTGTTTCATTGCACGCAAATAAAGTTTTTTATGGCGCTCACTCTGGTGACCATGCCATCTATCCTGATTGTCGACCTGAATTTGTGCATAAGATGAATGATGTGTGCGCTATTGCTAACTACGAAAAGGTTGAAATTGCTTGTCCATATCTGGATGTAAGCAAAACGGCAATTCTCACTGATGGTTTAAAAATGGGCTTGAATTACAATAAAACCTGGACCTGTTATAACGGTCGTGAAAAAGCCTGTGGGAAATGTGGTGCCTGTCAGGAGCGTCTTGAAGCTTTTGCAGACAATAATGCAACCGATCCCCTCGCCTACGAATAA
- a CDS encoding alpha/beta fold hydrolase: MSKLSLIVLGLSLFVVQISHAISPDWLIPFKTFYADELGTTADCKSSEPFVYKVCSSALKNDGNAAYVYHHNQPTDTTVVLFHGLSDSPFFFESIAPAIHQIGYTVIVPLLPGHGKLDADDDMEDGDLAKRWTSHVDEVMAFAHTLSPNVYIGGFSTGGALSAQHVLTHPDQQKGLILFSGALALDESVEGMAGIWGIKSLAKLLDWSYQTQGPNPYKYPEVSRHSAFMLTDIIFDVRDKLADGNVLNLPIFSVHSEADATTPIRGVKDFIKQNAGQSETFFIDASYQVCHADLVVSESQLIDMQYDASKVDESESCKVPKANPKHAEMIAALIHFLNNNK; encoded by the coding sequence ATGTCAAAATTATCTTTAATTGTCCTCGGACTGTCGCTATTTGTTGTTCAAATTAGCCATGCTATAAGTCCTGATTGGCTAATTCCGTTCAAAACCTTTTATGCCGATGAGCTTGGTACAACCGCGGATTGTAAAAGTTCTGAGCCCTTTGTCTACAAAGTCTGCTCTTCTGCCCTTAAAAACGACGGCAACGCGGCATACGTTTACCATCACAATCAACCCACAGATACAACAGTGGTGTTATTCCATGGTTTGAGTGATTCACCTTTCTTTTTTGAATCCATTGCTCCTGCTATTCATCAAATTGGTTACACTGTGATTGTCCCGCTGTTACCTGGACACGGCAAATTAGATGCAGATGATGATATGGAGGACGGCGATTTAGCAAAACGCTGGACCTCTCATGTAGACGAAGTCATGGCATTTGCCCACACTTTAAGCCCGAATGTATACATCGGTGGCTTTTCAACTGGAGGTGCACTTTCAGCGCAACACGTGTTGACTCATCCTGATCAGCAAAAAGGATTAATTTTATTTTCTGGCGCTCTGGCACTAGATGAATCCGTTGAAGGAATGGCAGGGATTTGGGGAATTAAGTCTTTAGCAAAGTTGCTTGATTGGAGTTACCAAACGCAAGGACCTAACCCTTACAAGTACCCTGAAGTATCGCGTCACTCTGCATTTATGTTAACGGATATTATTTTTGACGTTCGCGATAAATTAGCTGACGGAAATGTCCTTAATCTACCGATTTTTTCTGTTCATTCAGAGGCTGATGCAACCACGCCAATTCGAGGTGTAAAAGACTTTATCAAACAAAACGCCGGACAAAGTGAAACATTTTTTATCGATGCCTCCTACCAAGTTTGCCATGCTGATTTAGTGGTAAGTGAATCGCAATTGATTGATATGCAATATGATGCATCTAAAGTTGATGAGTCTGAGTCTTGCAAAGTTCCCAAAGCAAACCCTAAGCATGCAGAAATGATAGCGGCTTTAATTCACTTTCTAAATAACAATAAGTAG
- the asnB gene encoding asparagine synthase B, giving the protein MCGIFGILDIKTDVSELRTQALELSKLLRHRGPDWSGIWNNNSAILSHERLAIVDVDTGAQPLISRNNNHVLAVNGEIYNHKALEKDLAQPYDFKTKSDCEVILPLYQQKGIEFIDELQGMFAFILYDEEQDAYLIARDHIGIIPLYTGFDEHGNFYVASEMKALVPVCKTVSEFPPGHYLWSKTGELKKYYQRDWMSYDAVKDNTTDLDELKTAFEKSVKSHMMSDVPYAVLLSGGLDSSLVSAIAAKYVAKRIEDEDKSDAWWPRLHSFAVGLEGAPDLVAAKKVADMIGTVHHEIHFTIQEGIDAIRDVIYYLETYDTTTIRAATPMYLMSRKIKAMGIKMVLSGEGADEIFGGYLYFHKAPNAKEFHEETVRKLDRLHMFDCARANKATAAWGVEARVPFLDKEFLDVAMRLNPKDKMCLDGKMEKWILRKAFDNGEYLPPEVLWRQKEQFGDGVGYSWIDSIKDYVDNEVTEQQLATAEFRFPHNTPDTKEGYFYRTIFEGYFPQESAANCVPGGKSIACSTVEALEWDESFKNMADPSGRSVISVHGKS; this is encoded by the coding sequence ATGTGTGGAATATTCGGCATTCTGGACATCAAAACTGATGTATCAGAACTTAGGACGCAAGCGTTAGAGCTTTCCAAATTGCTACGCCATCGTGGCCCTGACTGGTCAGGTATTTGGAATAATAATAGCGCAATCTTGAGTCACGAACGCTTGGCGATCGTAGACGTGGATACTGGAGCGCAACCTTTAATTAGCCGAAATAATAATCACGTTCTGGCTGTCAACGGTGAAATCTATAACCACAAAGCGTTAGAAAAAGATCTTGCGCAACCTTATGACTTCAAAACCAAGTCAGACTGTGAAGTAATTCTTCCTTTGTACCAACAAAAAGGAATTGAATTTATAGATGAGCTACAAGGCATGTTCGCTTTCATTTTGTATGATGAAGAGCAAGATGCGTATTTAATCGCTCGTGACCATATTGGCATCATCCCTCTATATACTGGCTTTGATGAACATGGAAACTTCTATGTTGCTTCAGAAATGAAAGCATTGGTACCAGTATGTAAAACCGTTTCAGAATTTCCACCAGGGCATTACCTGTGGAGCAAAACCGGTGAGTTGAAAAAATATTATCAACGAGATTGGATGTCTTATGACGCAGTCAAAGACAACACCACAGATTTAGACGAATTAAAAACGGCTTTTGAAAAATCAGTGAAGTCTCACATGATGTCTGACGTGCCTTACGCGGTATTGTTATCAGGCGGATTGGATTCATCTTTGGTTTCGGCAATTGCGGCTAAATATGTAGCCAAGCGCATAGAAGACGAAGATAAGTCAGACGCTTGGTGGCCTCGCCTACACTCATTTGCAGTAGGTCTTGAAGGTGCGCCAGATTTAGTGGCGGCTAAGAAAGTAGCTGACATGATAGGCACTGTGCATCACGAGATTCACTTTACTATTCAAGAAGGTATTGATGCCATTCGTGACGTTATTTACTATCTTGAAACTTACGATACTACAACCATCCGTGCTGCTACACCAATGTACTTAATGAGTCGTAAAATTAAGGCTATGGGTATCAAAATGGTACTATCTGGTGAAGGTGCTGATGAGATATTCGGCGGTTACTTGTATTTCCATAAAGCACCAAATGCAAAAGAATTTCATGAAGAGACAGTGCGTAAATTAGACCGTCTGCATATGTTTGATTGTGCTAGAGCAAACAAAGCAACAGCAGCTTGGGGTGTAGAAGCCCGTGTTCCATTCTTGGATAAAGAGTTCCTTGATGTGGCTATGCGTCTTAATCCAAAAGACAAAATGTGTCTTGACGGAAAAATGGAAAAATGGATTCTTCGTAAAGCCTTTGATAATGGCGAATATTTACCACCTGAAGTACTGTGGCGTCAAAAAGAACAGTTTGGTGACGGTGTAGGTTATTCTTGGATTGATTCCATCAAAGACTATGTTGATAACGAAGTGACAGAACAGCAACTCGCTACCGCTGAATTTCGTTTCCCACACAATACACCAGATACCAAAGAAGGTTATTTCTATCGCACCATTTTTGAAGGTTACTTCCCTCAAGAAAGCGCGGCGAACTGCGTACCCGGTGGAAAATCTATCGCTTGTAGTACCGTAGAAGCCTTAGAGTGGGATGAAAGCTTTAAGAATATGGCTGATCCATCAGGACGCTCTGTAATCAGTGTTCACGGCAAGTCATAA
- a CDS encoding DUF2884 family protein has translation MRALLLIICLVYPLTSFADLKCDIDLKYGVVVNDRQIRVVDDNSRTIYQINDTNQLIVFGDVIQLAPKQLADLQDFSTGIHYVVPKMIILATEGVQLAVETVEHVYQGLVGTDNTNYEKVQSSLQRVQDRIKEKFIQANENFYIGPGRLENVNDLVDQEIEEQLEKAFNTSLGGVLSAIGGLSDGGTEETEQKVDDLSQRIEAMGQELERQVGSKAQYLRKKAHWFCKKMNHLDQIEENLRENIPELKDINVIITSKTKMTD, from the coding sequence ATGCGAGCTTTGCTGTTAATAATATGTTTGGTTTATCCGCTGACTAGTTTTGCGGATCTCAAATGTGACATTGATCTAAAATACGGTGTTGTGGTGAACGATCGCCAGATCCGTGTTGTGGATGATAACAGCCGTACGATTTATCAAATCAATGATACCAATCAATTGATTGTGTTTGGTGATGTTATTCAACTTGCGCCTAAACAATTGGCTGATCTGCAAGACTTCTCCACTGGAATACATTATGTGGTGCCAAAAATGATTATTTTGGCCACTGAAGGTGTGCAACTTGCTGTTGAAACGGTAGAGCACGTCTATCAGGGCTTGGTTGGCACCGATAATACAAATTACGAAAAAGTCCAATCTTCACTGCAGCGGGTGCAAGATCGCATTAAAGAAAAATTCATTCAAGCCAATGAAAACTTTTACATCGGCCCCGGGCGCTTAGAAAACGTCAATGATTTAGTTGATCAAGAAATAGAAGAGCAGTTGGAAAAGGCCTTCAACACCTCTTTAGGCGGCGTGTTGTCTGCTATTGGTGGCCTAAGTGATGGTGGCACCGAAGAAACCGAGCAAAAAGTAGATGATTTGTCACAGCGCATTGAAGCAATGGGACAGGAATTGGAAAGGCAAGTGGGCTCTAAAGCACAATATTTACGCAAGAAAGCCCACTGGTTTTGTAAAAAAATGAATCACTTAGATCAAATCGAAGAAAACTTACGGGAAAATATTCCGGAGCTGAAAGACATCAATGTCATCATTACTTCAAAAACCAAGATGACTGACTAA
- a CDS encoding DUF1566 domain-containing protein has protein sequence MKLTLVACVMSLLSGVVSAQTCLSDSPATASETQFIDNGDGTVTDTDHDLMWMQCSLGQTWENGTCTGDADALTWQQALQQAHGYEFASLDGWRLPNVKELSSLTERQCVRPAINETRFPNTPSDDYWSSTPSLSDSQRAWVVAFFNSSNSIKQKDLFVFVRLVRTAD, from the coding sequence ATGAAATTAACTCTGGTTGCCTGTGTCATGTCGTTACTCAGTGGTGTGGTTTCTGCGCAAACTTGTTTGTCTGATTCGCCTGCTACGGCCTCTGAAACCCAATTTATTGATAATGGCGACGGCACTGTTACCGACACCGATCATGATTTAATGTGGATGCAATGTAGTTTAGGGCAAACCTGGGAAAACGGCACTTGCACTGGGGATGCCGATGCATTGACCTGGCAACAGGCCCTGCAGCAAGCCCATGGTTACGAATTTGCAAGTTTAGACGGATGGCGATTACCTAACGTAAAAGAACTGTCTAGCCTCACCGAAAGACAGTGCGTAAGACCTGCGATTAATGAAACACGCTTTCCTAATACCCCTTCAGATGATTATTGGAGTTCAACGCCGTCGTTGTCTGATTCGCAAAGAGCTTGGGTTGTCGCGTTTTTCAATAGTAGTAACTCAATCAAACAAAAAGACCTATTTGTGTTTGTAAGATTAGTGCGTACTGCCGATTAA
- a CDS encoding XTP/dITP diphosphatase produces the protein MSNQKQKIVLATGNKGKVREFERLLANFPYEVVPQSEFDLPEAEETGTTFVENAIIKARHAAKLTGLPAIADDSGLAVDALGGAPGVYSSRYAAADATDQQNVDKLLTELEDVADENRSARFLCVIVFMQSAEDPTPIICQGEWHGHISQVRRGEKGFGYDPVFWVSSQNQTAAQLPAEVKNRLSHRGKAMSKLLASLSDKIGLVD, from the coding sequence ATGTCTAATCAAAAACAAAAAATTGTGCTGGCAACAGGCAATAAAGGTAAAGTCAGGGAGTTTGAACGATTGTTAGCAAACTTTCCTTATGAAGTTGTGCCGCAAAGTGAATTTGATCTGCCCGAGGCAGAGGAAACTGGCACCACCTTTGTGGAGAACGCCATCATCAAAGCTCGTCATGCCGCAAAGCTGACTGGCCTGCCTGCCATAGCCGATGACTCAGGCTTAGCAGTAGACGCCCTTGGGGGCGCTCCTGGCGTCTATTCGTCACGATATGCGGCAGCCGATGCCACGGACCAACAAAACGTCGATAAATTGTTGACTGAGTTAGAAGACGTCGCAGATGAAAATCGCAGCGCGCGCTTTTTATGCGTCATTGTATTTATGCAATCGGCCGAAGATCCTACGCCTATTATTTGCCAAGGCGAATGGCATGGACACATCAGTCAAGTACGGCGAGGCGAGAAAGGATTTGGCTATGATCCGGTCTTTTGGGTTTCCTCACAAAACCAAACCGCAGCGCAGCTGCCAGCGGAAGTAAAAAACCGTCTTAGTCACCGTGGTAAAGCCATGTCCAAGCTATTGGCAAGCTTATCCGACAAAATTGGATTAGTGGATTGA